The Sulfurimonas hydrogeniphila genome includes a window with the following:
- a CDS encoding O-acetylhomoserine aminocarboxypropyltransferase/cysteine synthase family protein, whose protein sequence is MDIQTLALHAGYEKDTQGTMAVPIYQTTAYEFRDVEHAANLFSLKELGNIYTRLNNPTTDVFEKRFAALEEGEAAIATASGMSAIFFAIANAAQAGDNIICAKQLYGGSLTLSTHTLKRFGIEARFFDVHQPKEIEALIDENTKIIFFESLTNPSIDVADIEAITSIADKYNILTVVDNTVATPALCRPFEFGADITVHSASKYTTGQGLAIGGIMVEKKNLAEKLKDNPRYAHFNEPDASYHGLVYTDVGLPPYTLRARLSLLRDLGAVVSPFNSWLFIQGMETLPLRMREHSKNALLLAEFLESHPKVKKVNYPGLKSNPNYKNAQKYFQDGLCSGLLSFEVENFDEATKIVNATKLYSLVVNIGDSKSIITHPASTTHQQLSHEELLACGVPEGLIRISCGLESPKDLIEDMKEALEA, encoded by the coding sequence GTGGATATACAAACATTAGCACTCCATGCCGGATATGAAAAAGATACGCAAGGGACTATGGCGGTTCCGATTTATCAGACAACTGCCTATGAGTTTCGTGATGTAGAACATGCTGCGAATCTTTTTTCATTAAAAGAACTCGGCAACATATACACACGTCTTAACAATCCTACAACGGATGTTTTTGAAAAACGTTTTGCAGCACTTGAAGAGGGTGAAGCAGCCATTGCTACAGCAAGCGGTATGAGTGCAATCTTTTTTGCAATTGCCAATGCAGCCCAGGCAGGAGACAACATTATTTGCGCCAAGCAGCTTTATGGAGGAAGCTTGACGCTCAGCACGCATACACTCAAACGTTTTGGCATAGAAGCCAGATTTTTTGATGTGCATCAACCCAAAGAGATAGAAGCACTTATTGATGAAAATACAAAAATAATCTTTTTTGAATCATTGACTAATCCGAGTATTGATGTTGCGGATATAGAGGCAATTACCTCCATTGCAGACAAATATAATATTTTAACTGTTGTTGACAATACAGTTGCAACCCCTGCTTTGTGCCGTCCTTTTGAGTTTGGAGCAGATATTACTGTACACAGTGCCAGTAAATATACTACAGGTCAGGGGCTTGCCATAGGCGGAATCATGGTTGAGAAAAAGAATCTTGCAGAAAAACTCAAAGACAATCCGAGATATGCTCATTTTAATGAACCTGATGCCTCGTACCACGGACTTGTCTACACAGATGTCGGGCTTCCTCCCTACACACTTCGCGCCCGTCTTTCCCTTTTGCGTGATTTGGGTGCTGTTGTCTCTCCGTTTAATTCATGGCTCTTTATTCAAGGAATGGAAACACTTCCCTTACGCATGAGAGAACATTCAAAAAATGCACTTTTACTGGCAGAATTTTTAGAATCACATCCTAAAGTAAAAAAAGTAAACTACCCTGGCTTAAAAAGTAATCCTAACTATAAGAATGCCCAAAAATACTTTCAAGACGGTTTGTGCAGTGGACTGCTCAGTTTTGAGGTTGAAAATTTTGATGAAGCAACAAAAATTGTCAATGCCACAAAACTCTATTCACTTGTTGTCAATATCGGTGATTCAAAATCGATTATTACGCACCCTGCTTCGACAACACACCAGCAACTCTCACATGAAGAACTGCTTGCCTGTGGTGTTCCTGAAGGTCTGATTAGAATTTCCTGTGGTTTGGAGAGTCCAAAAGATTTAATTGAAGATATGAAAGAGGCACTTGAAGCATAA
- a CDS encoding YebC/PmpR family DNA-binding transcriptional regulator, whose protein sequence is MGRAFEYRKASKLKRWGAMSKLFPKLGKVITMAAKEGGCDPDMNAKLRTAILNAKAENMPKDNIDAAIKRATAKDSADMKEVNFEGKAPHGVLLFIECATDNNTRTVANVKSILNKNGGEMLTNGSLEFMFSRKALFEFPLSEDMDIEELELELIDAGLEEIETEDGVVLVTADYTSFGTMNEALEKMGVEITKATLERIANTPIQISEEEQADVDKILERLEDDEDVQKVYTNLA, encoded by the coding sequence ATGGGTAGAGCGTTTGAATATAGAAAAGCATCAAAATTAAAAAGATGGGGAGCAATGTCCAAATTGTTCCCAAAACTTGGTAAAGTTATCACAATGGCGGCAAAAGAGGGTGGATGTGATCCTGATATGAATGCTAAGCTTAGAACTGCAATTTTAAATGCAAAAGCTGAAAATATGCCAAAAGACAATATTGATGCGGCTATAAAAAGGGCGACTGCCAAAGACAGTGCCGATATGAAAGAGGTAAATTTTGAGGGAAAAGCGCCTCACGGTGTACTGCTTTTTATTGAGTGTGCAACTGATAACAACACAAGAACAGTAGCAAATGTCAAAAGTATTTTAAATAAGAACGGTGGAGAAATGCTTACAAACGGTTCTTTGGAATTTATGTTTTCGAGAAAAGCTCTTTTTGAATTTCCACTTTCAGAAGATATGGATATAGAAGAACTGGAACTTGAACTTATAGATGCAGGGCTTGAAGAGATAGAAACAGAAGACGGAGTTGTTTTAGTGACAGCTGACTATACAAGTTTTGGTACGATGAATGAAGCACTGGAAAAAATGGGTGTAGAAATTACAAAAGCAACACTTGAGCGAATTGCAAATACTCCGATACAAATCAGCGAAGAAGAGCAGGCTGATGTAGATAAAATTTTAGAAAGACTCGAAGATGATGAGGATGTTCAAAAAGTTTATACAAATTTAGCGTAA
- a CDS encoding YigZ family protein, with product MYSIKEEYANTLEVKQSKFIAYLVPYDKYEMLLHKLKEEHPKARHFVTAYRYLNKYDQTVEHSSDDGEPSGTSGKPSLMVLQGQKLINTAVIVVRYFGGTKLGTGGLVRAYSDAVNLVIEKAELYEYKKELTQKIVFDYSDVRFIEYECKEFAVTVSQKEFDEKVSYTVTASEENMKNFLSKTARVATVSAV from the coding sequence ATGTACTCTATAAAAGAAGAGTATGCAAATACTCTTGAAGTGAAGCAGTCAAAGTTTATTGCTTACCTGGTGCCATACGACAAATATGAAATGCTGCTTCATAAACTAAAAGAAGAACATCCTAAAGCACGGCATTTTGTAACGGCATACAGATACCTGAATAAGTATGATCAAACAGTTGAACACTCAAGTGATGACGGTGAACCTTCCGGAACATCGGGAAAACCCTCTCTGATGGTTTTGCAAGGACAGAAACTTATCAATACTGCCGTGATTGTCGTACGCTATTTTGGCGGTACAAAGTTAGGAACGGGCGGATTGGTCAGGGCATACAGTGATGCTGTGAATTTAGTAATTGAAAAAGCAGAGCTGTATGAGTATAAAAAAGAATTGACGCAAAAAATTGTTTTTGATTACAGTGATGTGCGCTTTATAGAGTATGAGTGCAAAGAGTTTGCTGTCACTGTTTCTCAAAAAGAGTTTGATGAAAAAGTCTCTTATACGGTTACAGCCAGTGAAGAAAATATGAAAAATTTTCTTTCCAAAACTGCCAGAGTAGCAACTGTTAGTGCGGTGTAG
- a CDS encoding type II secretion system F family protein: protein MKYFIATVLTKGRKEEIGLYAENKKEANSYAKLKFSGIIIKVSEAQEPLEVQLKRFKTNFLSNIKKRKIKPDALIAAIRQLAVMTNAGISIHDSLTEIANATTDEALKSVFSKIAEDINAGHSISSAMQNFRYELGNLTIAMVELGEKTGNLDEALYSLANMLEEIRANVVKFKKAMAYPRNVMIAMAIAFTVLISYVVPQFKAIFEELHAELPLPTVILLKLEYIFNNFGPYVLAGLAVAFLIFKYLINNYEHIRYGWHKFLLRVYLIKNIIKFATLSRFTLVFSELIRAGIPIAEALDTATAMVDNLPLKRKLQSVISTVEKGGTLNKGLEETGLFENMIIQMIRAGEDSGTLDTMIKKVAEYYKMRFDAIIDGLSEAIEPIMLLIIASMVILLALGIFLPMWDMGNAVQGRR from the coding sequence ATGAAGTATTTTATAGCCACTGTTTTAACAAAAGGAAGAAAAGAGGAGATTGGACTCTATGCTGAAAACAAAAAAGAAGCAAACAGTTATGCCAAACTGAAATTTTCCGGTATCATCATCAAGGTTTCAGAAGCGCAGGAGCCTCTTGAAGTACAACTTAAAAGATTTAAAACAAATTTTTTATCAAATATAAAAAAAAGAAAAATCAAACCTGATGCTCTTATTGCTGCTATCCGGCAACTGGCTGTTATGACAAATGCCGGTATTTCCATCCATGATTCTCTGACAGAGATAGCAAATGCAACAACAGACGAAGCCCTCAAGAGTGTTTTTTCAAAAATTGCAGAAGATATCAATGCAGGACACTCCATTTCATCTGCCATGCAGAACTTCCGGTATGAACTTGGAAATCTTACAATTGCGATGGTCGAACTCGGAGAAAAGACAGGTAATCTGGATGAAGCCTTATACTCTTTGGCAAATATGCTTGAAGAGATACGGGCCAATGTTGTAAAGTTTAAAAAAGCGATGGCATACCCGCGAAATGTCATGATTGCCATGGCTATAGCGTTTACAGTTTTAATATCCTACGTTGTCCCTCAGTTTAAAGCTATATTTGAAGAACTTCATGCCGAACTGCCTCTGCCGACAGTTATTCTTTTAAAACTTGAATATATTTTCAATAACTTCGGCCCCTATGTTTTAGCCGGATTGGCTGTAGCATTTTTAATATTCAAATATCTTATCAACAATTATGAACATATAAGATACGGTTGGCATAAATTTTTACTGAGAGTTTATCTCATAAAAAATATTATTAAATTTGCAACTTTAAGTAGATTTACCCTTGTATTTTCTGAACTTATCCGTGCCGGAATTCCAATAGCTGAAGCTCTTGACACCGCCACAGCAATGGTAGACAATCTTCCTCTCAAAAGAAAACTCCAATCAGTCATCAGCACTGTAGAAAAAGGAGGAACACTGAATAAAGGACTTGAGGAAACAGGACTTTTTGAAAATATGATTATTCAGATGATTCGTGCCGGAGAAGACAGTGGTACCCTTGATACGATGATTAAAAAAGTTGCAGAATACTATAAGATGCGATTTGATGCCATTATAGACGGTTTAAGTGAAGCCATTGAACCAATTATGCTGCTTATTATAGCTTCTATGGTTATATTACTGGCACTTGGTATTTTCTTGCCAATGTGGGATATGGGCAATGCGGTGCAGGGAAGAAGATAG
- a CDS encoding GspE/PulE family protein, producing MDRITTDLLANGSIMKSQVDRLLAKGISENLILRDITLSGFMTMDRLVRFIVQQIREGVYDLSIIDNYDYIEEKAVLQRLAKELNLLFVDLDSIDMDYNLIEKAPLNQLEKHNAIPVSQDDLSVTVAFSDPLNMDAQEAVQRLFPRKVLKIALATKKQIVSYLYKISLKDSIKDLVKKIRDELNSISSIEEQQEASSILQLIDVVLKTCINARASDVHIEPTEKNCVVRGRVDGKLTEMFIFEKDIYPPLASRLKLLANLDIAEKRKPQDGRFSTSVGAKEYDFRISTLPILYGESIVMRVLDKQKALVKLEDAGMDANSYQKLLKGLKTPYGIILVTGPTGSGKTTTLYGALNELRNVEDKVITVEDPVEYRMNLIQQVQVNAKVGLSFADALRSILRQDPDKIMIGEIRDQETLEIAIKAALTGHMVISTLHTNDAISAIPRMADMGIEHYLISGALVAIQAQRLVRKICRHCKAEDTLSASVLEEIDGVVPEGTIFYKGRGCKECSDTGYMGREMICEVLNISEELSSLIAKGASKEQMLEQAKKEGFVGLFQNGIQKAIDGITSIEEILKVAKG from the coding sequence GTGGATAGAATAACAACTGATTTACTTGCCAACGGCTCAATTATGAAAAGCCAGGTTGACAGGCTTCTGGCAAAAGGAATTAGTGAAAATTTAATTCTCAGAGATATCACACTTTCCGGATTCATGACTATGGATCGTCTTGTAAGATTTATTGTGCAACAAATAAGAGAAGGTGTTTATGATCTCTCCATTATAGACAATTATGATTATATAGAAGAAAAAGCAGTCCTGCAAAGGCTTGCAAAAGAGCTGAATCTTCTTTTTGTTGATCTTGATTCGATTGATATGGATTACAATCTCATTGAAAAAGCTCCTCTGAACCAACTTGAAAAACATAATGCTATTCCTGTTTCACAGGATGATCTGAGTGTTACTGTCGCTTTTAGTGATCCTTTAAACATGGATGCACAAGAAGCTGTCCAAAGACTCTTTCCAAGAAAAGTTCTTAAAATTGCTTTGGCAACAAAAAAACAAATTGTGTCCTATCTCTATAAGATCAGTCTCAAAGACAGTATTAAAGATCTGGTCAAAAAAATACGTGATGAACTAAATTCCATCAGTTCTATTGAGGAGCAACAAGAGGCCTCCTCTATTTTACAACTCATAGATGTTGTTTTAAAAACATGTATTAATGCACGGGCAAGTGATGTCCATATCGAACCTACTGAAAAAAACTGTGTGGTTCGTGGACGTGTTGACGGAAAACTCACAGAAATGTTTATTTTCGAAAAAGACATCTATCCGCCTCTGGCATCAAGACTCAAACTGCTTGCAAATTTGGATATAGCTGAAAAAAGAAAGCCGCAAGACGGCAGATTTTCAACTTCTGTAGGGGCAAAAGAGTATGATTTTCGTATATCAACACTGCCCATTCTTTATGGCGAATCAATTGTTATGCGTGTTTTAGACAAACAAAAAGCGCTTGTAAAACTGGAAGATGCCGGGATGGACGCCAACAGCTATCAAAAACTGCTCAAGGGTCTCAAAACTCCTTATGGAATTATTCTGGTTACAGGCCCTACAGGGAGTGGTAAAACAACTACTTTATATGGTGCATTAAATGAGCTGAGAAATGTTGAAGACAAAGTTATTACTGTTGAAGACCCCGTAGAGTACAGAATGAATCTTATTCAACAGGTACAGGTAAATGCAAAAGTAGGTTTGAGTTTTGCTGATGCGCTCAGGTCAATTTTAAGACAAGATCCGGATAAAATTATGATTGGTGAAATTCGAGACCAGGAGACTCTCGAAATTGCCATAAAAGCAGCACTTACCGGTCATATGGTTATATCTACGCTTCATACAAATGATGCAATCAGTGCAATACCCAGAATGGCCGACATGGGAATAGAACACTACCTCATCAGTGGTGCACTTGTAGCCATTCAGGCACAAAGACTTGTACGAAAGATATGCAGACACTGCAAAGCAGAAGACACACTTTCAGCATCCGTTTTGGAAGAGATAGACGGGGTTGTGCCTGAAGGGACAATCTTTTACAAAGGCAGAGGGTGTAAAGAGTGTTCAGATACAGGATATATGGGAAGAGAAATGATTTGTGAAGTACTTAATATTTCAGAAGAACTCTCTTCTTTGATTGCCAAAGGTGCATCAAAAGAACAGATGCTTGAACAGGCAAAAAAAGAGGGATTTGTCGGACTCTTTCAAAATGGTATCCAAAAAGCAATTGACGGAATAACCAGCATAGAAGAGATATTAAAGGTAGCCAAGGGATGA
- a CDS encoding CDC27 family protein, protein MLNIRDLEKRWKIYKIKSFLPYFIVSIVLFAIVPAVYYFYTANSKAVSQKKPVTAKKTVQKSILPPKNQPSAVKVKPVKKQPAPMAVQPKPVTAQPKTVVADKTKETSFQTLKPSMNFMKNIQHEVRQPQYRYEQTKHKHFKERKVTEAVQDISVKSPSIKKEKKIRITIQRKETQNDIFEIIKRFKKNKNPALSLFVAKKYYELGNYKQAYNYALITNQINSNIEASWIVFAKSLMQLHQKNKAIHTLQEYIKVSHSSNAEILLNEIKSGKFR, encoded by the coding sequence ATGCTTAATATTCGTGATTTGGAGAAACGTTGGAAAATCTATAAAATAAAATCATTTTTACCTTACTTCATTGTCAGTATTGTTTTGTTCGCGATTGTTCCTGCTGTTTACTACTTTTATACAGCCAACAGTAAAGCTGTATCACAAAAAAAGCCTGTAACAGCAAAAAAAACAGTTCAAAAATCAATTCTTCCGCCAAAAAACCAACCGTCAGCAGTAAAAGTCAAGCCGGTAAAAAAACAACCTGCACCAATGGCTGTACAGCCAAAACCAGTAACAGCACAACCTAAAACAGTTGTCGCAGACAAAACAAAAGAAACCTCTTTCCAAACACTCAAGCCATCAATGAATTTTATGAAAAACATTCAACATGAAGTAAGACAACCACAATACAGATATGAACAAACAAAGCACAAGCATTTCAAAGAAAGAAAAGTTACAGAGGCTGTTCAAGATATCTCAGTCAAATCGCCTTCAATAAAAAAAGAGAAAAAAATCCGTATCACTATCCAGAGAAAAGAGACCCAAAATGATATTTTTGAAATTATCAAGCGTTTTAAAAAGAACAAGAACCCTGCTTTGAGTCTTTTTGTCGCAAAAAAATATTATGAACTTGGAAACTACAAACAGGCATATAATTATGCACTGATTACAAATCAGATTAATTCCAATATTGAGGCAAGCTGGATTGTTTTTGCAAAATCTCTTATGCAGCTTCACCAAAAAAACAAAGCAATCCATACACTGCAGGAATACATAAAAGTTTCACACTCAAGTAATGCCGAAATTCTCTTAAATGAAATCAAATCAGGAAAATTCAGATGA
- a CDS encoding ATP-binding protein, whose translation MESIFANSKNVFLDTVNAKDYIQLDRVSTIYKSLKDSISKPLKMVLLFGKPGTGKSMFLSKLYDDLVQECDIYLYETPILDETEFYKVLAQDIFNIQYNDTLNLTQFMKIVKERTVEKAPIVLLDEAQLYSEVLMEKIRLLSDTRCIKFVITLHKTEKEDLIAKEHFQTRIWETFELENASKAELKIYIQKKLMKANCFDTANMFHTKTVNNIYKLTQGNYRDTNKLLYTLFDIYHTYEQNSHYSLSTTHIPNKFIEMAAIHTGLINA comes from the coding sequence ATGGAGAGTATCTTTGCAAATTCAAAAAATGTTTTCTTAGATACAGTCAATGCCAAGGACTATATACAACTAGACAGAGTTTCCACAATCTATAAATCCTTAAAAGACTCTATATCCAAACCATTAAAGATGGTACTTCTTTTTGGAAAACCGGGAACCGGAAAAAGTATGTTCCTGAGCAAACTCTATGATGATTTAGTGCAAGAGTGCGATATCTATCTTTATGAAACACCTATTTTAGATGAAACAGAATTTTATAAAGTCCTCGCTCAGGATATTTTCAACATCCAATATAATGACACCTTAAACTTAACACAGTTTATGAAAATTGTAAAAGAGAGAACTGTTGAGAAGGCACCAATTGTTTTACTTGATGAAGCACAGCTCTATTCTGAAGTTTTAATGGAAAAAATAAGACTTTTATCAGACACAAGATGTATTAAATTTGTTATAACCCTGCACAAAACAGAAAAAGAAGATCTCATCGCAAAAGAGCATTTTCAAACAAGAATCTGGGAAACTTTTGAACTTGAAAATGCATCAAAAGCAGAACTCAAGATTTATATACAAAAAAAACTTATGAAAGCAAACTGTTTTGATACAGCAAATATGTTTCACACTAAAACAGTAAATAATATCTACAAACTTACACAGGGAAATTACAGAGATACCAATAAACTGCTTTATACTCTTTTTGATATTTATCATACTTATGAACAAAACAGTCATTATTCATTAAGTACTACACATATTCCCAACAAATTCATTGAAATGGCTGCCATACACACAGGACTTATCAATGCTTAA
- the mshL gene encoding pilus (MSHA type) biogenesis protein MshL: MKFIQTSVYATIMTAMLSTTSFADCSYELFSISSAKNTKIIDFVEQLSDECGFSIIVTDPHAEQFLKTKLNKTNLKNLTIDEVLDIILTQHNLSYTLENNLLKISYLTTKVFNIDYILSQRKSTGSTDVTLSSSSNAQQQGGGAGGGGGRSSNSQRGAGGNSGTGGGNSTSDTGVKIESSDEVKFWEQLDTEFQSILNRPNDIYKATPPIINKNAGLITVTATDKQLKRFESYLKKLQDKVKLQVLIDVQLLSVTMSKGKTTGIDWKQLYALQNVKLSASTANYNNIGTTIPANGIITDTAATGAGASQLFTMSAGGQLTEVIKFLKTQGDVTSISNPKVLTLNNQPALITAGTEYFYKILSSTNQQGTGGGVAATTQTDLVNSVFAGVLLTITPEISDDKTITLRINPSLSETTTDISQTPNTGRDMPPDLNRRQLSSVVTVKDGNRIILGGLINSKNTNNSNQVPILGSIPFLGNLFKHEEMVKTVEELVIIIEPHIIHKEKDSISLSDLGYEGLSDELLTLEMASKKKKEIKLNQTDDKEEGK, from the coding sequence ATGAAATTTATACAAACATCGGTTTATGCAACAATAATGACCGCGATGCTTTCAACAACCAGCTTTGCAGATTGTTCTTATGAGCTTTTTAGTATCAGTTCTGCAAAAAATACCAAAATCATTGACTTTGTAGAACAATTGAGTGATGAATGTGGTTTCAGTATCATAGTAACTGACCCTCATGCCGAACAATTCCTGAAAACCAAACTGAATAAAACAAACTTAAAGAATTTAACGATTGATGAAGTGTTAGATATTATATTGACACAGCATAACCTTTCCTATACTCTTGAAAACAACCTTTTAAAAATATCCTATTTAACAACAAAAGTTTTCAACATAGACTATATTCTTTCACAAAGAAAAAGCACAGGCAGTACAGATGTCACGCTCAGTTCTTCCTCAAATGCACAACAACAGGGAGGAGGAGCTGGCGGTGGCGGCGGCAGATCTTCCAATTCCCAAAGAGGTGCCGGTGGAAACTCAGGAACCGGTGGAGGCAATTCTACATCAGATACAGGTGTAAAAATCGAAAGTTCTGATGAAGTTAAATTTTGGGAGCAACTTGATACAGAGTTTCAGAGTATTCTCAACCGTCCAAATGACATCTACAAAGCAACGCCTCCAATTATAAACAAAAATGCAGGTCTGATAACTGTAACAGCTACAGACAAACAGCTCAAACGTTTTGAAAGTTATCTAAAAAAATTACAAGACAAGGTAAAACTCCAGGTACTGATTGATGTACAACTGCTCTCCGTTACCATGAGCAAGGGAAAAACAACAGGTATAGACTGGAAACAGCTGTATGCTCTGCAAAATGTCAAACTCTCTGCAAGTACAGCAAACTATAACAATATCGGTACGACAATACCTGCCAATGGAATTATTACAGATACCGCTGCTACAGGTGCGGGTGCATCACAACTTTTTACTATGAGTGCCGGCGGACAACTGACAGAGGTTATCAAATTTTTAAAAACACAGGGAGATGTTACTTCCATATCGAATCCGAAAGTGCTTACTTTAAACAACCAACCGGCACTTATTACAGCAGGGACAGAGTATTTTTATAAAATCCTCTCATCAACCAACCAACAGGGAACAGGCGGCGGAGTCGCTGCTACAACCCAAACCGATTTGGTCAATTCTGTCTTTGCCGGCGTTCTTTTAACAATTACTCCGGAAATTTCTGATGACAAAACAATCACTCTGAGAATAAACCCCTCTCTCTCAGAAACAACAACAGATATCTCCCAAACACCAAATACAGGAAGAGATATGCCGCCGGATTTAAACCGCCGTCAACTCTCTTCTGTTGTAACTGTCAAAGACGGCAACAGAATTATTTTGGGCGGGCTTATAAATTCCAAAAACACAAATAATTCAAATCAGGTTCCAATCTTAGGCAGTATTCCGTTCCTTGGTAATTTATTTAAACATGAAGAAATGGTAAAAACAGTTGAAGAACTTGTCATAATTATTGAACCGCATATTATCCATAAAGAAAAAGATTCAATCTCTTTAAGTGATTTAGGTTATGAGGGACTGAGCGACGAATTACTTACACTGGAAATGGCCTCAAAAAAGAAAAAAGAGATAAAACTGAATCAGACTGATGACAAGGAAGAAGGTAAATAA
- a CDS encoding M99 family carboxypeptidase catalytic domain-containing protein — MSLIFNICLALLFSSVLNANIQLIKKENSDSNTTLLVIGGIHGNEPGGYFAASILATHYTVTSKNLWIIPNLNKESIMANKRGIHGDMNRKFSHIKKDDKDRKIIQEVKKIILSKKVSLVLNLHDGHGFYRKQNQGSIFNPNAWGQTCVIDQCRLQQKQLFGDLNTIAETVKNNINKKLLKKHHSFNVKNTNTKYEDEAMQLSLTYFAVTNDKPAFAIETSKNLSSLSQKVFYQLMAIEEYMKIMGIAYKRDFELNAAQITNIIKNYGTLVINHNILLNLNDIKNSLSYIPIKSKSNEFYFSHPLGEVKRKQGRYLIYIGNKLVTTLKPQYFKMSDYCPEKYTIVIDNNEVSLPKASEFYVSDDFKIVKSKKHRVNVIGYYKKNRVDESQINISLKELNKHYSVDNNNKTYRIEFYKNDEFCSMLLVHFK, encoded by the coding sequence ATGTCTCTGATTTTCAATATATGCCTGGCACTTCTTTTTTCATCTGTTCTCAATGCAAATATTCAGCTTATCAAAAAAGAAAACAGTGACTCAAACACCACTCTTTTAGTTATAGGCGGAATTCACGGTAATGAACCCGGCGGATATTTTGCAGCTTCAATATTGGCCACACACTACACTGTAACATCTAAGAATTTATGGATTATTCCAAACTTGAACAAAGAAAGTATTATGGCTAACAAACGTGGCATTCATGGTGATATGAATCGTAAGTTTTCACATATCAAAAAAGATGACAAAGACAGAAAAATCATCCAAGAAGTCAAAAAAATAATACTTTCAAAAAAAGTTTCTTTAGTCTTAAATTTACACGACGGACATGGTTTTTACCGTAAGCAGAACCAAGGCAGTATATTTAATCCGAATGCCTGGGGACAGACCTGTGTTATTGACCAGTGCCGACTCCAACAAAAACAGCTTTTTGGCGACTTAAACACTATTGCAGAAACAGTCAAAAACAATATCAATAAAAAACTCCTGAAAAAGCATCACAGTTTCAATGTAAAAAACACCAATACAAAGTATGAAGATGAGGCAATGCAGCTTTCTCTTACCTACTTTGCTGTTACAAATGACAAGCCGGCATTTGCCATCGAGACAAGTAAAAATCTCTCCAGCTTGTCTCAAAAAGTCTTTTATCAACTCATGGCAATAGAAGAATATATGAAAATAATGGGAATCGCCTACAAACGCGACTTTGAATTAAATGCAGCACAAATCACGAATATAATAAAAAACTATGGAACATTAGTAATAAATCACAATATTTTGTTAAATTTGAATGATATAAAAAACTCTTTAAGCTATATTCCGATAAAATCAAAAAGTAATGAGTTTTATTTCTCCCATCCATTGGGAGAAGTAAAAAGAAAACAAGGCAGATATTTGATATATATCGGGAATAAGTTAGTAACTACACTCAAACCCCAATATTTTAAAATGTCGGATTATTGTCCCGAAAAATACACAATTGTTATAGACAATAACGAAGTTTCTTTGCCAAAAGCTTCAGAATTTTATGTAAGTGACGATTTTAAAATCGTCAAGAGTAAAAAACACCGTGTGAATGTTATAGGTTATTATAAAAAAAACAGAGTAGATGAGAGTCAGATAAATATATCTTTAAAAGAGTTAAACAAACACTATTCAGTTGATAACAATAACAAAACATACAGGATTGAGTTTTACAAAAATGATGAATTTTGTTCCATGTTATTGGTTCATTTTAAATAG